The following are encoded together in the Oncorhynchus masou masou isolate Uvic2021 chromosome 5, UVic_Omas_1.1, whole genome shotgun sequence genome:
- the fbxo42 gene encoding F-box only protein 42 isoform X1 — MRRETSKDRKPAKSFVQNYERMSRSSDSEDGYFVAMDTEEDGAGPIGLAQEEEEKMGTNRGERDLESLVEDERTMVELPEEVLEYILSFLSPYQEHKTAALVCKQWYRLIKGVAYQCYHGFLRAVQDGYIQWESRTYPYPGTPITQRFSHSACYYDSNQSMYVFGGCTQSSCNAAFNDLWRLDLNSKEWIRPLASGSYPSPKAGATLVMYKDLLVLFGGWTRPSPYPLHQPERFFDEIHTYSPSKNWWNCIVTTHGPPPMAGHSSSVIGSTMVVFGGSLGARQMSNEVWVLDLEQWSWSKPTISGPSPHPRGGQSQIVVGNETLLILGGCGGPNALLKDAWLLRMGAPPWTWQQLRVENDDHGAPELWCHPACRVGQCVVVFSQAPSGRAPLSPSLNSRPSPISASPAPLGTEPPSLRSYSPVRSGAAGVVLGAAEEAPCVNGRWGTLRPRPSARGGAREGSPGSSSQQPSPSQGPDSPPLPSLHPLLDGSSPSPRTSPAQAASPPSHPPVSSDYGWESTLSATHPLSAEVLSTNGVHTPPPAPGSPLTPPGAVSPAALRRGLEAVKNPSSSSMPSSSNLLSQGAATGVSGSGGGGASAGTSPSSSSPPQVAADGHTIPPIARRLGHHPPQSLNVGKPLYQSLNCKPMQMYVLDVSRAKGDGLVSWRVYGNGTPAAVTGPPETSLHTVVQGRGELIIFGGLMDKKQNVKYYPKTNALYFVRAKR, encoded by the exons ATGAGAAGAGAGACGTCAAAAGATAGAAAACCAGCAAAATCATTCGTGCAGAATTACG AAAGAATGTCccgctcctcagacagtgaggatggaTACTTTGTTGCCATGGATACAGAGGAAGATGGAGCAGGGCCTATTGGATTGGCacaggaggaagaagagaagatgGGGaccaacagaggagagagggacctAGAGAGCTTAGTTGAGGACGAGAGGACAATGGTGGAGCTACCAGAGGAAGTCCTAGAATACATCCTGTCCTTCCTTTCACCTTACCAGGAGCACAAGACCGCGGCACTGGTGTGTAAACAGTGGTACCGCCTCATCAAAG gtgttgCATATCAGTGTTACCATGGTTTTCTGCGGGCCGTCCAGGATGGCTACATCCAATGGGAGAGTCGTACATATCCGTATCCTGGAACACCCATCACTCAACGCTTCTCACACA gtgcATGCTACTATGACTCCAACCAGTCCATGTATGTGTTTGGGGGCTGCACTCAGAGTAGCTGCAATGCTGCCTTCAATGACCTGTGGAGACTTGACCTCAACAGTAAGGAGTGGATCCGCCCTTTAGCCTCAG GCTCCTATCCGTCTCCTAAAGCGGGGGCTACCCTGGTGATGTACAAAGACCTGCTGGTGCTGTTTGGTGGATGGACTCGCCCCAGCCCCTACCCACTGCATCAGCCAGAGAGATTCTTTGACGAGATCCACACATACTCCCCTTCCAAAAACTg GTGGAACTGCATCGTGACGACCCACGGTCCCCCGCCCATGGCCGGTCACTCTTCCTCTGTCATAGGGAGCACCATGGTGGTGTTTGGAGGGTCACTAGGGGCACGCCAAAT GAGTAATGAGGTGTGGGTTCTGGATCTGGAGCAGTGGTCCTGGTCCAAGCCAACCATCTCTGGCCCGTCCCCCCACCCACGAGGAGGCCAGTCTCAG atTGTGGTTGGCAACGAGACTCTACTTATTCTGGGAGGCTGTGGAGGCCCTAATGCG CTGCTGAAGGATGCCTGGCTCCTCCGTATGGGTGCCCCACCCTGGACGTGGCAGCAGTTGAGGGTTGAGAACGATGACCATGGAGCCCCAGAGCTGTGGTGCCACCCCGCCTGCAGG gTTGGGCAGTGTGTGGTGGTGTTCTCTCAGGCTCCGTCTGGCCGTGCGCCCCTCAGTCCCAGTCTGAACTCTCGGCCCTCACCCATCAGTGCCTCTCCCGCTCCCTTGGGCACGGAGCCCCCTTCCCTGCGCTCCTATTCCCCTGTGAGGAGCGGAGCCGCCGGGGTCGTACTGGGGGCCGCTGAGGAAGCCCCCTGTGTGAACGGCCGCTGGGGCACACTGAGACCCCGTCCCTCGGCCAGAGGGGGTGCCAGAGAGGGTAGCCCCGgctcctcctctcagcagccatCCCCCTCCCAGGGTCCTGACAGCCcgcctcttccatccctccatccactaCTCGACGGCTCGTCCCCCTCTCCCAGGACCAGCCCTGCCCAGGCTGCCTCCCCGCCCTCTCACCCCCCTGTCTCGTCGGACTACGGCTGGGAATCTACCCTTTCTGCCACCCACCCCCTTTCTGCTGAGGTACTCAGCACTAATGGAGTGCACACACCTCCCCCTGCTCCTGGCTCCCCACTCACTCCACCGGGGGCGGTGTCCCCTGCTGCCCTGAGACGGGGCCTGGAGGCTGTCAAAAACCCGTCCTCTTCATCCATGCCATCCTCCTCAAATCTATTGTCTCAAGGGGCTGCTACAGGAGTAAGTGGAAGCGGGGGAGGCGGGGCTTCAGCGGGAACCTCCCCCTCATCCTCCAGCCCACCACAGGTTGCCGCTGACGGACACACCATCCCGCCCATCGCACGGCGGCTTGGCCATCACCCGCCCCAAAGCCTGAACGTGGGCAAGCCCCTGTACCAGTCGCTCAACTGCAAGCCCATGCAGATGTATGTACTGGATGTGTCCCGAGCCAAAGGGGACGGTCTTGTCTCCTGGAGGGTTTACGGTAACGGAACCCCCGCCGCCGTCACGGGTCCCCCCGAGACGAGCCTCCACACAGTGGTCCAAGGGAGGGGTGAGCTCATCATTTTCGGGGGCTTGATGGACAAGAAGCAGAATGTGAAGTACTACCCTAAAACCAACGCCTTGTACTTTGTACGCGCTAAGAGGTAA
- the fbxo42 gene encoding F-box only protein 42 isoform X2, translating to MSRSSDSEDGYFVAMDTEEDGAGPIGLAQEEEEKMGTNRGERDLESLVEDERTMVELPEEVLEYILSFLSPYQEHKTAALVCKQWYRLIKGVAYQCYHGFLRAVQDGYIQWESRTYPYPGTPITQRFSHSACYYDSNQSMYVFGGCTQSSCNAAFNDLWRLDLNSKEWIRPLASGSYPSPKAGATLVMYKDLLVLFGGWTRPSPYPLHQPERFFDEIHTYSPSKNWWNCIVTTHGPPPMAGHSSSVIGSTMVVFGGSLGARQMSNEVWVLDLEQWSWSKPTISGPSPHPRGGQSQIVVGNETLLILGGCGGPNALLKDAWLLRMGAPPWTWQQLRVENDDHGAPELWCHPACRVGQCVVVFSQAPSGRAPLSPSLNSRPSPISASPAPLGTEPPSLRSYSPVRSGAAGVVLGAAEEAPCVNGRWGTLRPRPSARGGAREGSPGSSSQQPSPSQGPDSPPLPSLHPLLDGSSPSPRTSPAQAASPPSHPPVSSDYGWESTLSATHPLSAEVLSTNGVHTPPPAPGSPLTPPGAVSPAALRRGLEAVKNPSSSSMPSSSNLLSQGAATGVSGSGGGGASAGTSPSSSSPPQVAADGHTIPPIARRLGHHPPQSLNVGKPLYQSLNCKPMQMYVLDVSRAKGDGLVSWRVYGNGTPAAVTGPPETSLHTVVQGRGELIIFGGLMDKKQNVKYYPKTNALYFVRAKR from the exons ATGTCccgctcctcagacagtgaggatggaTACTTTGTTGCCATGGATACAGAGGAAGATGGAGCAGGGCCTATTGGATTGGCacaggaggaagaagagaagatgGGGaccaacagaggagagagggacctAGAGAGCTTAGTTGAGGACGAGAGGACAATGGTGGAGCTACCAGAGGAAGTCCTAGAATACATCCTGTCCTTCCTTTCACCTTACCAGGAGCACAAGACCGCGGCACTGGTGTGTAAACAGTGGTACCGCCTCATCAAAG gtgttgCATATCAGTGTTACCATGGTTTTCTGCGGGCCGTCCAGGATGGCTACATCCAATGGGAGAGTCGTACATATCCGTATCCTGGAACACCCATCACTCAACGCTTCTCACACA gtgcATGCTACTATGACTCCAACCAGTCCATGTATGTGTTTGGGGGCTGCACTCAGAGTAGCTGCAATGCTGCCTTCAATGACCTGTGGAGACTTGACCTCAACAGTAAGGAGTGGATCCGCCCTTTAGCCTCAG GCTCCTATCCGTCTCCTAAAGCGGGGGCTACCCTGGTGATGTACAAAGACCTGCTGGTGCTGTTTGGTGGATGGACTCGCCCCAGCCCCTACCCACTGCATCAGCCAGAGAGATTCTTTGACGAGATCCACACATACTCCCCTTCCAAAAACTg GTGGAACTGCATCGTGACGACCCACGGTCCCCCGCCCATGGCCGGTCACTCTTCCTCTGTCATAGGGAGCACCATGGTGGTGTTTGGAGGGTCACTAGGGGCACGCCAAAT GAGTAATGAGGTGTGGGTTCTGGATCTGGAGCAGTGGTCCTGGTCCAAGCCAACCATCTCTGGCCCGTCCCCCCACCCACGAGGAGGCCAGTCTCAG atTGTGGTTGGCAACGAGACTCTACTTATTCTGGGAGGCTGTGGAGGCCCTAATGCG CTGCTGAAGGATGCCTGGCTCCTCCGTATGGGTGCCCCACCCTGGACGTGGCAGCAGTTGAGGGTTGAGAACGATGACCATGGAGCCCCAGAGCTGTGGTGCCACCCCGCCTGCAGG gTTGGGCAGTGTGTGGTGGTGTTCTCTCAGGCTCCGTCTGGCCGTGCGCCCCTCAGTCCCAGTCTGAACTCTCGGCCCTCACCCATCAGTGCCTCTCCCGCTCCCTTGGGCACGGAGCCCCCTTCCCTGCGCTCCTATTCCCCTGTGAGGAGCGGAGCCGCCGGGGTCGTACTGGGGGCCGCTGAGGAAGCCCCCTGTGTGAACGGCCGCTGGGGCACACTGAGACCCCGTCCCTCGGCCAGAGGGGGTGCCAGAGAGGGTAGCCCCGgctcctcctctcagcagccatCCCCCTCCCAGGGTCCTGACAGCCcgcctcttccatccctccatccactaCTCGACGGCTCGTCCCCCTCTCCCAGGACCAGCCCTGCCCAGGCTGCCTCCCCGCCCTCTCACCCCCCTGTCTCGTCGGACTACGGCTGGGAATCTACCCTTTCTGCCACCCACCCCCTTTCTGCTGAGGTACTCAGCACTAATGGAGTGCACACACCTCCCCCTGCTCCTGGCTCCCCACTCACTCCACCGGGGGCGGTGTCCCCTGCTGCCCTGAGACGGGGCCTGGAGGCTGTCAAAAACCCGTCCTCTTCATCCATGCCATCCTCCTCAAATCTATTGTCTCAAGGGGCTGCTACAGGAGTAAGTGGAAGCGGGGGAGGCGGGGCTTCAGCGGGAACCTCCCCCTCATCCTCCAGCCCACCACAGGTTGCCGCTGACGGACACACCATCCCGCCCATCGCACGGCGGCTTGGCCATCACCCGCCCCAAAGCCTGAACGTGGGCAAGCCCCTGTACCAGTCGCTCAACTGCAAGCCCATGCAGATGTATGTACTGGATGTGTCCCGAGCCAAAGGGGACGGTCTTGTCTCCTGGAGGGTTTACGGTAACGGAACCCCCGCCGCCGTCACGGGTCCCCCCGAGACGAGCCTCCACACAGTGGTCCAAGGGAGGGGTGAGCTCATCATTTTCGGGGGCTTGATGGACAAGAAGCAGAATGTGAAGTACTACCCTAAAACCAACGCCTTGTACTTTGTACGCGCTAAGAGGTAA
- the LOC135539699 gene encoding SUZ domain-containing protein 1-like: MEDEEVCESWEEAADSGEIERRLEAKLKISQKTKKSSIGPGSSPIRTAMVIQDESQPAAPPPQIRILKRPSSNGSLGSTSSSNRPTQQPKSLAQREAEYAEARRRILGSASSEETPQDKPSQDRPVRVSAQPQPEPVRPNNHLIRQPTGPDGTTGFRHCR, translated from the exons ATGGAAGATGAAGAGGTTTGCGAAAGCTGGGAGGAAGCTGCAGACAGCGGG GAAATTGAGAGAAGACTCGAAGCAAAGTTGAAGATAAGCCAGAAAACAAA GAAATCCTCCATCGGCCCAGGTAGCTCCCCTATACGAACTGCCATGGTTATCCAGGATGAATCTCAACCTGCAGCCCCCCCACCTCAAATCCGAATTCTGAAGCGCCCCTCGAGTAACGGTTCCCTAGGGTCAACTAGTTCATCAAACCGCCCCACCCAGCAGCCGAAGTCATTGGCCCAGCGGGAGGCAGAGTATGCTGAGGCCCGCAGGAGGATTTTGGGTAGTGCTAGTTCTGAAGAAACACCTCAGGACAAACCCAGCCAAGACAG ACCAGTGCGAGTGAGTGCCCAGCCACAGCCAGAACCGGTTCGTCCAAACAATCACCTGATCCGCCAACCCACTGGCCCAGACGGCACCACAGGCTTCCGTCACTGCAGATAG